In Dyadobacter sp. CECT 9275, the following proteins share a genomic window:
- a CDS encoding ABC-F family ATP-binding cassette domain-containing protein, with protein MIAITNLSYFLGDRALYDSASLHIKPKQKIGLIGLNGTGKSTLLRMINGEFQPDGGHISKSGDCTIGFLNQDLLSYQSDDSILSVAMQAFERQNELQVQIDKILHEMEHNYRDELVDKLARVQEEFEALDGYTVQSKAEAILEGLGFVTDDLHRPLRLFSGGWRMRVMLAKLLLQKPSLLMLDEPTNHLDLPSIQWVEKYVQSYEGAVIVVSHDRQFLDNTIDTTVEVSGGKLNYYAGNYSFYIEEKALRNDIQRGAYENQQAKIRQTERFIERFKAKATKSKQVQSRVKALDRMETVDEVIDENAKVHFRFQFTTQPGRHVFQLEDASKAYGDKVILEGTNISMERGDKIALIGANGRGKSTVLRVVAGTEPIEGKRRLGHNVSFTFYAQHQLESLNVQHNLLEELKYANSTKTETELRTVLGCFLFSGDDVFKKIKVLSGGEKSRVALAKVLLSQANFLLLDEPTNHLDMQSVNILIQALQQYEGSYIVVSHDRYFVENIANKIWYIEDHQIKEYPGTYEEYEIWVAERGLQSAVSEKAVVSSAPPQKKSAQSAGNQNKPAKPTSNEDVQKLKKAQKQVEELENTINNLENKKADTETKLADPKIYNDPVALAELNRFYTDVKNKLDNATADWEKAMMAVEELAG; from the coding sequence ATGATCGCGATTACGAACCTCAGTTATTTTCTTGGCGACCGCGCACTTTATGACAGCGCGTCGTTACATATTAAGCCAAAACAAAAAATAGGCCTTATCGGACTCAACGGAACGGGGAAGTCTACCCTTTTGAGAATGATCAACGGTGAATTCCAGCCGGATGGTGGGCACATTTCCAAATCAGGCGACTGTACAATCGGCTTTCTTAACCAGGATTTACTTTCCTATCAAAGCGACGATTCCATTTTATCCGTAGCCATGCAGGCCTTCGAACGGCAAAATGAACTGCAAGTACAGATAGATAAAATCCTGCATGAAATGGAGCACAATTACCGTGATGAACTCGTGGATAAACTGGCCCGTGTACAGGAAGAATTTGAGGCACTGGACGGATATACCGTTCAATCCAAGGCAGAGGCTATCCTGGAGGGTCTTGGTTTTGTAACCGATGATCTTCACAGGCCTTTACGGTTGTTCTCCGGAGGGTGGCGTATGCGTGTGATGCTGGCCAAGCTTTTGCTTCAGAAACCATCGCTGCTGATGCTCGATGAGCCTACCAACCACCTTGACTTACCATCTATCCAGTGGGTGGAGAAATATGTACAAAGCTATGAAGGAGCAGTGATCGTTGTTTCTCACGACAGGCAGTTCCTGGACAATACCATTGATACAACCGTGGAAGTTTCAGGAGGAAAACTCAATTATTACGCAGGAAACTATTCTTTTTATATCGAAGAAAAAGCACTGCGTAATGATATACAGCGTGGCGCATACGAAAATCAGCAGGCCAAGATCCGCCAGACAGAGCGCTTTATTGAACGATTTAAAGCCAAAGCTACCAAATCCAAACAGGTACAAAGCCGTGTGAAAGCGCTTGACCGGATGGAAACCGTGGATGAAGTAATTGATGAAAATGCAAAAGTGCATTTCAGGTTCCAGTTTACAACCCAGCCCGGCCGCCATGTATTCCAGCTGGAAGACGCCTCGAAAGCATACGGCGACAAAGTCATTCTGGAAGGCACCAATATCAGCATGGAACGGGGCGATAAAATTGCCCTGATAGGCGCCAACGGAAGAGGTAAGTCCACCGTCTTGCGCGTGGTAGCAGGTACCGAACCGATTGAAGGCAAGAGAAGGCTTGGTCACAATGTATCCTTCACATTTTACGCACAGCACCAGCTTGAGTCCCTTAATGTTCAGCATAACCTGCTAGAAGAACTTAAATACGCAAACTCGACCAAAACGGAAACAGAACTGCGGACCGTACTGGGCTGTTTTCTTTTTTCGGGAGACGATGTATTCAAAAAGATAAAGGTATTATCTGGAGGTGAAAAATCCAGGGTTGCTTTGGCAAAGGTATTGCTTTCGCAAGCCAATTTCCTTTTACTGGATGAGCCTACCAACCACTTGGATATGCAGTCGGTTAACATTCTTATCCAGGCATTGCAGCAGTATGAAGGCAGTTACATCGTTGTTTCCCACGACCGTTACTTCGTAGAGAATATCGCCAACAAGATCTGGTACATCGAGGATCATCAGATCAAGGAATACCCTGGCACGTATGAAGAGTACGAAATCTGGGTGGCGGAAAGAGGCTTGCAATCGGCCGTAAGTGAAAAAGCAGTCGTGAGCAGCGCACCACCCCAAAAGAAATCTGCGCAGTCAGCGGGAAACCAAAACAAGCCCGCAAAACCAACCAGCAATGAGGATGTGCAGAAATTGAAGAAAGCACAAAAACAGGTAGAGGAACTCGAGAATACGATCAATAATCTGGAAAACAAGAAGGCCGATACCGAAACTAAACTGGCGGACCCTAAAATATACAACGATCCCGTTGCGCTGGCAGAGCTTAACAGGTTTTATACCGATGTAAAAAACAAGCTGGATAATGCAACCGCAGATTGGGAAAAAGCAATGATGGCGGTGGAAGAACTGGCCGGATAA
- a CDS encoding precorrin-2 dehydrogenase/sirohydrochlorin ferrochelatase family protein, translating to MNNLFPIFVKLEQLHTLIVGGGYVGLEKISAVLANSPQAMVTLVAPEIREEIRELAASNAKVSLINRKFEETDLFEKDLVIVATNDKAENENISNLARARHLLTNVADTPGLCDFYLSSVVRKGNLKVAISTNGMSPTMAKRLKEVLAEALPDNLETAMEQLKAVREMLRGDFTSKVDELNKITSVLISRKEE from the coding sequence TTGAACAACCTATTTCCCATATTCGTCAAACTGGAACAACTTCATACTTTAATCGTAGGGGGAGGTTATGTTGGATTAGAAAAGATCAGCGCGGTACTGGCCAATTCCCCTCAAGCAATGGTTACACTGGTAGCACCTGAAATCAGGGAGGAAATCAGGGAGTTGGCAGCGAGCAATGCAAAAGTGTCACTGATCAACAGGAAATTTGAAGAAACAGATTTGTTTGAGAAAGATCTCGTTATTGTTGCAACCAATGACAAAGCCGAAAATGAAAATATCAGCAATCTGGCGCGAGCCCGTCACTTGCTCACCAACGTTGCAGATACCCCGGGCCTTTGTGATTTTTACCTTTCTTCGGTTGTCAGGAAGGGTAACCTGAAGGTTGCTATCTCAACCAACGGTATGTCACCGACTATGGCAAAGCGTTTGAAAGAAGTACTTGCAGAGGCACTTCCGGATAACCTGGAAACTGCTATGGAGCAGCTCAAGGCCGTCAGAGAGATGTTGCGCGGTGATTTTACCAGCAAAGTTGATGAGCTCAACAAAATTACCTCGGTTCTGATCAGCAGGAAGGAGGAATAA
- a CDS encoding response regulator transcription factor, protein MAIRLLIVDDHSVVRQGIIALLEDEEDIDIVGEAGDGDEVAEAIIRYSPDVILLDITMPRMSGTEVMQWMPARFPEVKILIFSMHNNPDYILAAVHYGASGYLQKDTSRAEILRAVRSVAKGELYFPPKVSSIIIQNLVKNGNHGAKPNLVGIEEKNGESVWKKITSREQQILECLIEGMSSKDIAERFELSTNTVANQRASIIKKANVKNTAELVSLALREKSRV, encoded by the coding sequence ATGGCAATTCGCCTCTTAATTGTTGATGATCACTCCGTAGTGAGGCAAGGAATTATAGCCCTTCTTGAAGACGAAGAGGATATTGATATTGTAGGAGAGGCAGGTGATGGGGACGAGGTAGCCGAGGCAATCATCAGGTACAGCCCGGATGTTATTCTTCTGGACATCACAATGCCCAGGATGTCGGGTACGGAGGTGATGCAGTGGATGCCTGCCCGCTTTCCAGAAGTAAAAATTTTGATTTTCAGTATGCACAATAATCCGGATTATATCCTGGCCGCTGTGCATTATGGTGCTTCGGGTTATCTCCAGAAGGATACCAGCCGCGCCGAAATTCTGAGAGCGGTAAGAAGTGTAGCGAAAGGTGAGCTCTATTTTCCACCCAAGGTATCTTCTATCATCATTCAGAACCTTGTAAAAAACGGCAATCATGGCGCGAAACCGAATCTTGTAGGGATAGAGGAAAAAAATGGGGAGTCGGTCTGGAAAAAAATAACTTCCAGAGAGCAGCAGATCCTAGAATGTCTGATAGAGGGCATGAGCAGCAAAGATATTGCCGAACGTTTTGAGCTCAGTACCAACACCGTGGCTAATCAGCGCGCAAGTATCATCAAAAAGGCTAACGTAAAAAATACGGCCGAACTGGTGAGCCTTGCATTGAGAGAAAAGTCCAGGGTATAA
- a CDS encoding SusC/RagA family TonB-linked outer membrane protein, with product MKVYYRIRGLRLWTSLQIVAFIAIFSFLSPLGVSAAIIDVKGVVKSGTGEVLIGSTIRVKGTQKGTVTNEKGEFQLQDVNEGATLVVTMIGFLSKEVPASRNMSIELQEDAVGLQDVVVTGFQQIDKNKFTGSAVTLKSDDVKIDGLPDVSRMLEGRAAGVSIQSVSGTFGAAPKVRIRGATSLNGDNKPLWVVDGVVLEDIVNISNDQLSSGDPTTLLGSAVAGLNPNDIETFDILKDAAAAALYGARAMNGVIVITTKKGKSGKPVISYSGNFSTQMKPQYRNFNIMNSAEQMSVLGELERKGYLNSDILSKPDYGVYGKFYASLAGDDQGNFPIVNTPESKRNFLLRYAKANTDWFDVLFKQNFIQEHSLSISFGTDKSQSYFSTSYLHDNGWTIADKVSRYTLNFRNNYKLSDKVSLGFSTLASVRRQQVPGSLNRRSNPVEGKFDRDFDINPFSYALNTSRTLTAYDENGDLEYFRRNFAPFNIISELANNKIELNLADIRLQGDFSYKITDHLTYDFLGALRYIQTGREHRITEHSNMANAYRAADNATIADANKYLYRDPDDPNAFPVVVLPSGGFYNRNEDQMIFYNVRNNLRYNQTFRERHAVNLLVGQEIKYTDRKNSNNTGYGFQYDQGGTPFVDYRILKQTIESNFPYYGMREDYERFAAFYGSAGYTLDDKYNFTAYLRYDGSNGFGKSAIARWLPTYTVAGSWNFDRENFIKKFSWLSMGRLRASYGLSADTGPATNSAVLFQSIITRRPFADEKESALQLASLENTELTWEKLYSGNVGLDLGFMANRVNVSIDGYIRNSFDLIDEIKTSGIGGQIYKVANYADMESHGVDVSLNGVIFKNKDWDLRSTVNFGYAKTLITSVDNNPGIFDLVKAEGANMQGRPVRSLFSIDYKALNPKTGVPIFVNENGEVSSDVYLQDQNVSYLKYEGPVDPPFTGGFNNTLTYKNISLNILFTAQAGNKIRLNPLYKGSFSDLDAMPKEFLDRWVIPGDETVTNMPSISDKLEQQYLTGTYPYNIYNYSTERVAKGDFIRLKTVSVSYKVPLPAVKKVGLSGANIQISSINPWLVYADKKLKGQDPEFFNSGGVAQPIQKQFTVSLKLTL from the coding sequence ATGAAGGTTTATTATCGGATTCGTGGGCTGCGGCTTTGGACGTCTCTCCAGATTGTAGCGTTTATTGCCATATTTTCATTTCTTTCTCCTTTAGGTGTTTCTGCCGCCATTATTGACGTAAAAGGAGTTGTAAAAAGTGGAACGGGTGAAGTACTGATCGGCTCTACGATCAGAGTAAAAGGTACTCAGAAGGGAACCGTTACCAACGAAAAAGGGGAGTTCCAGTTACAGGATGTGAACGAAGGTGCCACGCTTGTGGTGACGATGATCGGTTTCCTCTCTAAAGAGGTACCGGCTTCCCGTAATATGTCCATTGAACTGCAGGAAGATGCCGTTGGGCTACAGGATGTGGTGGTAACGGGGTTTCAACAGATTGACAAAAACAAGTTCACTGGATCGGCGGTTACACTCAAATCGGATGATGTAAAAATTGATGGCCTTCCCGACGTAAGCCGTATGCTGGAAGGCCGTGCGGCGGGTGTTTCCATCCAAAGTGTTTCAGGTACTTTCGGCGCTGCGCCCAAGGTCCGTATCCGTGGGGCTACTTCGCTAAACGGGGATAACAAACCTTTATGGGTAGTAGATGGCGTTGTGCTGGAAGATATCGTCAATATTTCCAACGATCAGCTTTCCAGTGGAGATCCCACCACGTTGCTGGGTTCGGCGGTTGCCGGGCTTAATCCCAATGATATTGAAACTTTTGATATCCTGAAGGACGCTGCCGCTGCGGCATTATACGGTGCCCGCGCCATGAATGGCGTAATCGTGATCACAACCAAAAAAGGTAAAAGTGGAAAGCCCGTTATTTCCTATTCCGGGAACTTCAGTACGCAGATGAAGCCTCAGTACCGCAATTTCAATATTATGAATTCTGCGGAACAAATGTCCGTGCTAGGTGAACTGGAAAGAAAAGGCTACCTGAATTCAGACATCCTGTCTAAACCCGATTATGGCGTTTATGGTAAATTTTACGCCTCTCTGGCCGGGGATGACCAGGGGAATTTCCCGATTGTCAACACGCCTGAATCCAAACGAAATTTTCTTTTAAGGTATGCCAAAGCCAATACCGACTGGTTTGATGTACTCTTTAAGCAGAATTTCATCCAGGAGCATTCACTGAGTATCTCCTTCGGAACGGATAAGTCACAAAGCTATTTTTCAACCAGTTACCTGCACGACAATGGATGGACTATCGCCGACAAGGTAAGCAGGTATACGTTGAATTTCAGAAATAATTATAAACTTTCCGATAAGGTATCGCTCGGTTTTTCAACACTGGCATCTGTCAGGAGACAGCAGGTACCGGGTTCTTTAAACAGGAGAAGTAATCCGGTAGAAGGAAAGTTTGACCGGGATTTTGATATCAATCCATTCAGTTATGCGCTGAACACAAGCAGAACACTTACCGCTTATGACGAAAACGGTGATCTTGAATATTTTCGCAGGAACTTTGCACCTTTTAATATTATCTCCGAACTGGCCAATAACAAGATTGAGCTGAACCTGGCCGACATAAGGCTGCAAGGTGATTTTTCATACAAGATTACGGATCACCTCACGTACGATTTCCTGGGTGCATTAAGGTATATTCAGACAGGGAGGGAGCATCGCATTACGGAACATTCCAACATGGCGAATGCCTACCGCGCCGCTGATAATGCCACCATCGCCGATGCCAACAAGTATCTCTACCGCGATCCGGACGATCCGAACGCTTTCCCGGTGGTAGTACTTCCAAGCGGTGGTTTTTATAACCGGAACGAAGACCAGATGATCTTCTATAATGTCCGTAATAATTTAAGATATAACCAGACCTTTAGGGAGCGGCACGCGGTTAACTTGCTGGTAGGCCAGGAAATAAAATATACCGACCGGAAAAATAGCAACAATACAGGTTACGGTTTTCAGTACGACCAGGGAGGAACACCATTTGTTGACTATAGAATCCTGAAACAGACAATAGAATCCAATTTCCCTTACTATGGGATGAGAGAGGACTATGAAAGGTTTGCCGCCTTTTACGGAAGTGCGGGGTATACCCTGGATGACAAATACAACTTTACTGCCTACCTCCGTTATGACGGGTCCAATGGCTTTGGTAAATCAGCTATTGCGCGCTGGCTGCCCACATATACCGTTGCGGGATCCTGGAATTTTGACCGGGAGAATTTTATTAAGAAATTTTCCTGGCTGAGCATGGGGCGGCTCCGGGCCAGCTACGGTCTGTCGGCAGATACAGGGCCAGCAACCAATTCGGCGGTTTTGTTTCAAAGTATCATTACCAGAAGGCCTTTTGCTGACGAAAAAGAGTCTGCGCTGCAACTTGCCTCTCTTGAAAATACAGAACTTACCTGGGAAAAGCTTTACAGCGGCAATGTCGGGCTGGACCTGGGCTTCATGGCTAACCGTGTAAATGTTTCGATTGATGGATACATCAGAAACAGTTTTGACCTTATAGACGAAATCAAGACGTCCGGAATTGGAGGACAAATCTACAAGGTTGCCAACTATGCGGATATGGAGTCGCACGGTGTGGATGTATCTCTGAATGGTGTAATTTTCAAAAACAAGGACTGGGATCTTCGTTCTACGGTTAATTTTGGTTATGCCAAAACACTGATTACCAGCGTAGATAACAATCCTGGTATTTTCGATCTGGTCAAGGCAGAGGGCGCTAACATGCAGGGGCGACCCGTGAGAAGTTTGTTCTCTATTGACTACAAGGCTTTGAATCCCAAAACAGGTGTCCCGATTTTTGTAAATGAAAATGGAGAGGTAAGCTCTGATGTATATCTTCAGGATCAGAATGTCAGTTACCTGAAATACGAAGGACCCGTGGATCCGCCTTTTACAGGAGGTTTTAACAATACGCTTACTTATAAGAATATTTCGCTCAACATTCTTTTTACGGCCCAGGCAGGAAATAAAATCCGCCTCAATCCGCTTTACAAAGGGTCGTTCAGTGATCTGGACGCGATGCCCAAGGAATTTCTGGACAGGTGGGTAATCCCCGGGGACGAGACGGTAACCAATATGCCTTCCATCAGTGATAAGCTGGAGCAGCAGTATCTGACGGGCACCTACCCTTATAATATCTATAATTATTCAACGGAAAGGGTTGCAAAAGGAGATTTTATCCGCCTGAAAACGGTATCAGTTTCCTATAAAGTACCCTTGCCTGCAGTGAAAAAAGTAGGACTTTCGGGAGCAAATATCCAGATTTCATCCATTAATCCATGGCTTGTTTATGCCGATAAAAAATTGAAAGGACAGGATCCCGAGTTCTTCAACTCAGGAGGGGTTGCCCAGCCTATTCAAAAGCAATTTACAGTTTCATTGAAACTCACGTTATAG
- a CDS encoding RagB/SusD family nutrient uptake outer membrane protein, translating into MKKPDINIKLRSLRILVVLPTLLVLAGCEDFLSKEPDSTRARIETPKQVSQLLTTAYPQAGYVVFAESMTDNVADKGVGTDDKTNRFSFLFEEVEASVDASDSPDFYWAECYRAISVANQALKIIEESADPTIYSAQKGEALLARAYAHFMLVTFFSKFYNPQTASSDAGIPYVTEPETVVIKEYERKTVAYVFDMVEKDILAGLPLISDGSYTVPKYHFNLAAANAFAARFYLIKKDYNKVIQYANAAFPSNNFGDNMRPWNTTMQNMSPAELFAIYSKASQAANLLLVETASDIGRYMPSYRYGMSFAKSQEIMSSEGLVSSSASWAYPLYYRGDNNYFVPKWYEYFVRESVNADIGFPYVMLPLFTVEELLFNRAEANAYLGNQAAVLSDLNLFASKRISGYNASTHNITIAKVRSFYQTTNNTTGLINAILDFKRVEFLQEGMRWLDIQRYNLPVEHITRDGQVISIPADSPRRVLQIPQSAIQYGLEKNPR; encoded by the coding sequence ATGAAGAAACCGGATATAAATATAAAATTACGATCACTGCGGATACTCGTCGTGCTACCCACCTTATTGGTGCTGGCAGGTTGTGAGGACTTTCTGTCCAAGGAACCAGATAGTACAAGGGCCAGAATTGAGACACCCAAGCAGGTATCTCAGCTATTGACAACCGCCTATCCACAGGCAGGCTATGTTGTCTTTGCCGAATCTATGACGGACAACGTGGCGGATAAGGGCGTAGGGACCGATGATAAAACCAACCGGTTTTCTTTCCTTTTTGAAGAAGTGGAGGCCTCTGTGGACGCATCGGATTCGCCAGATTTTTACTGGGCTGAATGTTACAGGGCAATATCAGTAGCTAATCAGGCACTGAAAATAATAGAAGAATCGGCAGATCCTACCATTTATTCGGCCCAGAAAGGCGAGGCATTGCTGGCAAGAGCTTACGCACATTTTATGCTGGTTACCTTTTTTAGTAAATTTTATAATCCTCAGACAGCTTCCTCGGACGCAGGTATTCCTTATGTGACAGAACCCGAAACGGTAGTTATAAAAGAATATGAACGCAAGACGGTTGCCTACGTTTTCGATATGGTGGAGAAGGACATCCTGGCTGGTTTGCCGCTGATCTCCGACGGGTCTTACACTGTACCCAAATATCATTTTAACCTGGCTGCTGCCAATGCGTTTGCTGCGCGTTTTTATCTGATCAAGAAAGATTACAACAAGGTGATCCAGTATGCCAACGCAGCTTTTCCAAGTAATAATTTCGGAGATAATATGCGTCCGTGGAATACAACCATGCAAAACATGTCGCCAGCCGAACTGTTTGCAATTTATTCCAAAGCAAGCCAGGCAGCAAATCTATTGCTGGTCGAAACGGCTTCGGACATCGGCAGATACATGCCTTCCTACCGCTATGGTATGTCTTTTGCCAAGTCACAGGAAATTATGAGCAGTGAAGGGCTTGTATCATCTTCGGCGAGCTGGGCGTATCCATTATACTATCGTGGGGATAATAACTATTTTGTCCCCAAATGGTACGAATACTTTGTGAGAGAATCCGTGAATGCTGATATAGGGTTTCCTTATGTGATGCTTCCTTTGTTCACCGTGGAGGAATTGTTGTTCAACCGGGCCGAAGCCAATGCATATCTTGGAAACCAGGCGGCTGTTCTGAGTGACCTCAACCTGTTTGCCAGCAAAAGGATTTCGGGTTACAATGCTTCTACCCATAATATTACCATTGCGAAGGTCAGAAGCTTTTATCAGACTACTAACAATACCACCGGGCTGATCAACGCGATCCTGGATTTTAAAAGAGTAGAGTTTTTACAGGAAGGTATGCGCTGGCTGGATATTCAGCGATATAACCTGCCGGTGGAACATATCACCAGGGATGGGCAAGTGATCAGTATTCCTGCTGATTCGCCGCGCAGAGTACTTCAGATTCCGCAGTCGGCAATCCAGTATGGGCTCGAAAAAAATCCAAGATAG
- a CDS encoding zinc-binding metallopeptidase, producing MISKPTSNPLYVMLLLLGVVFSSCKEEKIGDVENIPGLGGDTWAQSNIDKWILDNMTTPYNISVKYKWDQFEFSDITKNLVPPDEKQIIPLLSSIDKAWAKPYTEIAGKVFFNKYSPKIFVLSGSVEYNLDGSVTGGQAEGGRKIVMMGINTFKIKGMPGYDAKTDSIFAKFFIFHVIQHEFGHILHMNKNYPAEYKSISAGKYYGANWINFNDEDALRDGFVSSYAASGFDDDFVETIAIMLMEGKQGFDKMVNSIPDGTSDKGTTRTQAQAALRQKEAMIVAYYKNSWNIDFYELQKKTRSAMLELF from the coding sequence ATGATAAGCAAACCAACTTCAAATCCGCTGTATGTAATGCTCCTGCTGCTGGGCGTTGTATTCAGTTCCTGTAAGGAAGAAAAAATAGGAGACGTTGAAAATATTCCCGGCCTGGGCGGTGATACCTGGGCACAGAGCAATATTGACAAATGGATTTTGGACAATATGACAACTCCCTACAACATCTCCGTTAAATATAAATGGGACCAGTTTGAGTTTTCTGATATTACAAAAAATCTTGTTCCGCCGGATGAGAAACAGATCATTCCTTTGCTTTCCAGCATTGATAAGGCCTGGGCAAAGCCTTACACTGAAATTGCCGGCAAGGTTTTCTTTAACAAGTATTCTCCCAAAATTTTTGTTTTGTCGGGCAGTGTGGAATATAACCTGGATGGTTCGGTAACCGGCGGGCAGGCGGAAGGTGGCCGGAAAATTGTAATGATGGGTATCAATACCTTCAAAATAAAAGGAATGCCCGGATACGATGCAAAAACCGATTCCATTTTTGCCAAGTTCTTCATTTTCCATGTTATTCAGCATGAGTTCGGGCACATCCTGCACATGAACAAGAACTATCCGGCCGAGTACAAATCGATCAGTGCAGGGAAGTATTATGGTGCCAACTGGATCAATTTTAACGATGAAGATGCACTTAGGGATGGTTTTGTCTCCAGTTACGCAGCTTCGGGTTTTGATGATGATTTTGTTGAAACCATAGCCATTATGCTCATGGAGGGAAAACAGGGGTTTGACAAAATGGTCAATAGTATACCTGACGGGACTTCTGATAAAGGGACGACCAGGACCCAGGCTCAGGCAGCTTTGCGCCAAAAGGAAGCAATGATCGTAGCGTATTATAAAAACTCCTGGAATATCGATTTTTACGAATTACAGAAAAAAACCAGGAGTGCAATGCTTGAGCTATTCTAG
- a CDS encoding DUF4302 domain-containing protein → MKNSVLYFFLLAIPFWSCKNTDDSVFEQSTDARLNEALASYEKELVGAPYGWNAVIYPGGGGSYGFYFKFNDQNRVTMYSDFSAESSVTSKESSYRLKAMQTPSLIFDTYSYLHVLSDPDPGVNGGSAGEGLLSDFEFTIFPDSVKTDVITLTGTKNKSRLVLTKATQAEANAFTNGDLAKALVFNNISKYLTYFKRINIAGTTYELAVNQEERTIKMGWAEGATGKSVTTRYFYNSSGVSFVTPIVNGSQTITGFTNIQWDGSKTQLSFTANGTNVIVASADKPLLIDTGAPSRWWNAPIESGGEWRSVEGFHVNGVDNAFGLENLKLGEDPYVVLIFQPGLTSTYDLFGPAFFVDGSLSLDYWYATRRPTFNTSGKITFSLLGTAGTAPTSGPMFETQKQLFDTNGYYFVQTSDKTYDMVSAKDAKAWISWFRI, encoded by the coding sequence ATGAAAAATTCTGTTTTATACTTCTTCCTTCTGGCAATCCCTTTCTGGTCGTGTAAAAATACTGACGATAGCGTCTTTGAACAATCGACAGATGCCCGCCTGAATGAGGCACTGGCAAGTTATGAAAAAGAACTTGTGGGGGCCCCTTATGGCTGGAATGCGGTGATATATCCCGGCGGCGGAGGCAGTTACGGGTTCTACTTTAAATTTAATGACCAGAACCGCGTGACGATGTACTCTGATTTTTCGGCAGAGTCGTCTGTTACGTCCAAGGAAAGCAGCTACCGCCTAAAAGCGATGCAAACGCCTTCACTGATCTTTGATACGTATTCATATCTCCATGTACTTTCCGACCCCGACCCGGGCGTGAACGGAGGCTCTGCGGGCGAAGGCCTTTTGTCGGATTTCGAGTTTACGATATTCCCTGATTCCGTTAAAACGGATGTGATCACACTTACAGGGACAAAAAACAAAAGCCGCCTTGTACTTACCAAAGCTACCCAGGCTGAGGCCAATGCATTTACCAACGGAGATCTGGCAAAGGCTCTTGTTTTTAATAATATATCAAAATATCTGACCTATTTTAAACGCATTAACATCGCCGGAACCACCTATGAACTTGCTGTAAACCAGGAGGAACGGACCATTAAAATGGGCTGGGCCGAAGGAGCTACCGGAAAGTCGGTCACAACCCGTTATTTTTACAATTCAAGTGGTGTCTCATTTGTGACTCCAATTGTCAACGGCTCACAAACCATCACCGGATTTACGAATATTCAATGGGACGGCAGCAAAACACAACTCAGTTTTACGGCCAATGGAACGAATGTCATAGTGGCCAGTGCTGACAAACCTCTGCTAATAGATACCGGAGCACCAAGCAGATGGTGGAATGCGCCCATTGAGTCGGGAGGGGAATGGCGTTCTGTGGAGGGCTTCCATGTCAACGGAGTGGACAACGCTTTTGGATTGGAAAATCTTAAGCTGGGGGAAGACCCTTATGTAGTTTTAATTTTTCAACCCGGCCTGACTTCCACGTATGACCTTTTTGGTCCTGCTTTTTTTGTGGATGGTTCACTCAGTCTTGATTACTGGTATGCTACCAGAAGGCCTACTTTTAACACCAGCGGCAAAATCACGTTTTCACTGCTGGGCACGGCCGGTACAGCACCCACATCGGGACCAATGTTTGAAACACAAAAACAGCTGTTTGATACCAACGGTTATTATTTTGTGCAGACGTCGGATAAAACTTACGATATGGTAAGCGCCAAAGATGCCAAGGCATGGATAAGCTGGTTCAGGATTTAG